The proteins below are encoded in one region of Asticcacaulis excentricus CB 48:
- a CDS encoding GntR family transcriptional regulator, translating to MAHPSAFLRVHTEIGRRLTQGVYPPGHRLEAEPLADEMGTSPSPVRQSLYWRCGEGLLTHHVLGGFTVPVLTEFGLRHLFSWQSELWRMGYACFKPAPAGAPLLLEIERLSSQPVSCLDHILGTIVFSHPNREVHRAWRLTTQRLAPSQFKRHEGPDPLMAWCTAFSTALSSLNIGDLEACASEYFQTSLDIVPQIAQACQPTNG from the coding sequence ATGGCACACCCCTCGGCTTTCTTACGGGTTCACACAGAAATCGGAAGACGATTGACGCAGGGCGTCTATCCACCCGGACATCGCCTGGAGGCCGAACCGCTGGCTGACGAGATGGGAACAAGCCCCAGTCCCGTTCGGCAATCCCTTTACTGGCGCTGTGGCGAAGGTCTTCTCACGCATCACGTGCTAGGCGGGTTCACCGTGCCGGTTCTAACCGAGTTTGGACTTCGTCATCTTTTTTCGTGGCAATCAGAGCTTTGGCGCATGGGCTATGCCTGTTTCAAACCGGCACCAGCGGGGGCGCCACTTTTGCTCGAGATTGAGCGTCTGAGCTCGCAGCCCGTCTCATGCCTCGACCATATTTTGGGAACCATTGTCTTTAGTCACCCGAACCGGGAAGTGCACCGCGCATGGCGGCTGACGACGCAAAGATTAGCCCCATCGCAATTCAAACGCCACGAAGGCCCCGATCCGCTCATGGCCTGGTGCACGGCGTTTTCTACCGCGCTCTCGTCCCTCAATATCGGTGATTTAGAGGCGTGCGCTTCTGAGTATTTTCAAACGTCTTTGGATATCGTTCCGCAAATCGCACAGGCCTGTCAGCCCACGAATGGATAA
- a CDS encoding lasso peptide astexin 1 produces the protein MHTPIISETVQPKTAGLIVLGKASAETRGLSQGVEPDIGQTYFEESRINQD, from the coding sequence ATGCATACCCCCATTATTTCGGAAACGGTCCAACCGAAGACCGCTGGCCTCATCGTTCTGGGCAAGGCTTCAGCTGAGACCCGCGGTCTCAGCCAGGGTGTCGAGCCCGATATCGGCCAGACCTACTTCGAAGAGTCTCGCATCAACCAGGACTGA
- a CDS encoding lasso peptide biosynthesis B2 protein: MYELNDGVGLALVDQHPIFLDLKTDRYLSLSPDGAAVLLGAAPATKESPLFLGLESIGLVKNGPSGLKPCQIAVATGSAPPRKVQFESLSLLLLRLIRARLDQRALLKRVTDLKKAGTIAQTKNRDCALSLLGSVETEAKACRTLLSSTDKCLPDAFAIATHLRRRGVDAKLVFGVRLPFAAHAWVQVDDIVVGDRPDRILAFTPILVV, encoded by the coding sequence ATGTACGAATTAAACGACGGGGTGGGACTGGCCCTGGTAGATCAGCATCCCATCTTCCTTGATCTCAAAACTGACCGCTACCTTAGCCTCTCGCCTGACGGCGCAGCTGTGCTTTTGGGCGCCGCACCCGCGACCAAGGAGAGCCCCCTCTTCTTAGGACTTGAATCCATCGGCTTGGTTAAAAACGGCCCCTCAGGGCTGAAGCCTTGCCAGATCGCCGTTGCCACAGGAAGTGCCCCGCCCAGGAAAGTGCAGTTTGAGTCACTGAGCCTGCTATTGTTGCGCCTGATCCGCGCAAGGCTCGACCAGCGCGCCTTACTCAAACGAGTGACGGATTTGAAGAAGGCCGGCACGATCGCGCAGACCAAAAACCGCGATTGTGCCCTGAGCCTGCTTGGATCGGTTGAAACGGAGGCGAAGGCATGCCGTACACTCCTGTCATCAACAGACAAGTGCTTACCCGATGCGTTTGCAATAGCCACGCATCTGAGACGCCGAGGTGTTGACGCAAAGCTCGTCTTTGGTGTCCGCCTGCCTTTTGCGGCCCATGCCTGGGTTCAGGTCGACGATATTGTCGTGGGTGACCGGCCAGACCGGATTTTGGCGTTCACCCCCATCCTGGTCGTCTGA
- a CDS encoding lasso peptide isopeptide bond-forming cyclase, with protein MRYVASFFVRGHVSTPALRHPEPKGFAYAKVSGGLSVWSDAPIRHRAPLITVGAVFDRASFKGLDCDLSGLRQDGLNTLKAETFGPYLALEVADNGTLRVYRDPSGGAPCYYLQTEDGFWLASDADLLFTHSGVHPSVSLPGLIEHLRRPEFQNEGTCLNVKQVRPGEQVDLSLSGEVRACLFPPASSLRPPELHRAYDDIKAELRALILRSIKAYASDFPHVVVSFSGGLDSSVVAAGLAQTSTKVLLHTFKGPDAKGDETAFAAECAAYLGLSLEIDTLSIDDVDLSATISPHLPRPSTSFFLPSLLRGFSTSSQTRTGGAIFSGNGGDSVFCFMHSATPLADLMCRPSGLTPFMQTWADVQKLTRASATEVLRRALKTAMARGYIWPESNLLLSRDTSSSRLTPDSVLSSLEGILPGRLRHLALIRRAHNTFEPFAPWRTPPVVHPLMAKPIQAFCLSLPSWMWVSGGKDRSLVRDAFEGLLPDSVRLRKSKGSPAGFLHALYRAKGRQMIERIRHGYLRREGIIDISTGPDALFSEGFRNPRVMHRFFELAATEVWIDHWRNWRRPRT; from the coding sequence ATGCGGTACGTAGCGTCTTTCTTTGTGCGAGGCCACGTAAGCACGCCGGCATTACGACATCCAGAGCCAAAGGGCTTCGCATACGCAAAGGTATCTGGCGGACTAAGTGTGTGGTCGGACGCCCCCATCCGACATCGGGCTCCGCTCATCACGGTTGGCGCCGTGTTTGATCGCGCTTCGTTTAAAGGACTCGATTGCGACCTCAGCGGATTGAGACAAGATGGACTGAATACGCTTAAGGCGGAGACGTTCGGTCCCTATCTGGCGCTTGAGGTGGCCGACAATGGCACACTGCGGGTTTACCGGGACCCTTCGGGCGGCGCGCCCTGCTACTATCTTCAAACGGAAGACGGTTTCTGGTTGGCCTCAGACGCCGATCTTCTGTTCACCCATAGTGGTGTGCATCCCAGCGTCTCATTGCCAGGGCTAATCGAGCATTTACGAAGACCGGAGTTTCAGAATGAGGGCACCTGTCTCAACGTGAAACAGGTGCGCCCGGGCGAGCAGGTGGATCTGTCATTATCGGGGGAGGTAAGAGCCTGCCTATTCCCACCAGCCTCTTCTCTCCGGCCTCCAGAGCTGCACCGCGCCTATGACGACATAAAGGCCGAACTTAGAGCTCTCATCCTCAGATCAATCAAAGCCTATGCCAGTGACTTCCCGCACGTTGTGGTGAGTTTCTCAGGCGGCCTCGATTCCTCTGTGGTTGCCGCGGGATTGGCGCAGACCTCGACAAAGGTTTTGCTACACACCTTCAAAGGCCCGGATGCCAAGGGTGATGAAACGGCGTTTGCCGCCGAATGTGCCGCCTATCTTGGACTTAGCCTTGAAATAGATACGCTCAGCATTGATGACGTCGATCTTTCGGCGACGATCTCTCCCCATCTGCCACGTCCCTCAACCTCGTTTTTCCTCCCGTCCCTCCTCAGAGGCTTTTCGACGTCTTCCCAGACCCGAACCGGAGGGGCTATCTTTAGTGGCAATGGCGGAGACAGTGTCTTTTGTTTCATGCATTCTGCCACCCCACTCGCAGACCTGATGTGCAGGCCCTCAGGTTTAACGCCATTCATGCAAACCTGGGCAGACGTGCAAAAGCTGACGCGTGCGAGCGCAACAGAGGTGCTCAGGCGGGCTTTGAAGACCGCGATGGCACGGGGCTACATCTGGCCAGAAAGCAATCTTTTGCTCAGCCGTGACACCTCTTCCTCGCGCCTTACCCCTGACTCCGTTCTTTCTTCCCTTGAAGGGATCCTACCTGGGCGGTTACGGCATCTGGCGTTAATCAGACGAGCTCACAACACGTTTGAACCCTTTGCGCCGTGGCGCACACCCCCGGTTGTCCACCCGCTGATGGCGAAACCTATACAGGCCTTTTGCCTGTCGCTCCCAAGCTGGATGTGGGTGTCAGGCGGTAAGGATCGGTCACTCGTTCGCGATGCTTTTGAGGGTCTGTTACCCGACAGTGTGCGCCTACGGAAATCGAAGGGAAGCCCCGCAGGCTTTCTACATGCTCTATACAGAGCCAAAGGGCGCCAGATGATTGAGCGGATCCGTCATGGATATCTCAGGCGCGAAGGAATAATCGACATCTCAACGGGTCCGGACGCTCTCTTTTCGGAAGGGTTTCGCAATCCCAGGGTCATGCACCGCTTTTTTGAGCTCGCGGCCACGGAGGTGTGGATTGACCACTGGCGAAACTGGCGCCGTCCGCGGACCTAA
- a CDS encoding alpha/beta hydrolase family protein — MRLLPALILLTGLLVATPGLAGSEKTRSFLVEDLIGLTLPREPQAFAPYALKRSTDDRYMAVITQRADLGKDRLIYELLVFDARTCLTTCRPHKVWRAVAPANVTGILGLQWLSGRQLQFVANDQRSGYGVYRVTLPIGHVEKVVSEKHPILNAVSAFDTTHIAWISEAPQRPLFEDERARRTGLSVETETADQLLANRGSGAAANTGRVGDRYLNIETVATRARTVVILEGDYLTPSLSLSRNGQIVALVKREPAEDTTPNPRRSAVLRLYWSDDQKRLIRAPLSSVASDTPVWSESDDALFVTGLSRDRKKGAVRLSRAQGTAEPIQGVSGRIVRARNAHALIVEDADARRQTYLETDGAWGTAETPQADQPSFRIVEGVNDPPRLFRFDNETGTSQPIYDFNPGFDFGRLVKVEVRQIVVGERSYHYGLYLPKGARPCHGFPLMMQTHGFDPKTFQPEGLATSGYSAQAVAQGGIAVVQVPDPVPGALDQEGANAVALYEAIIEQLRQEGLVDKERLAILGWSRTGFSVRYALAESVLRFKAVVLSDALAGGYMSWLASQNLGADYQNLALELNAQTPGGTSGSETFIVSKAAKVKTPVLLFAFGSSSLLETWEDYALRKQYGSAVVLKYFPDALHAPRLPAERLAVMNAVVPFVTDTLQSQTKGLCP, encoded by the coding sequence GTGCGTCTTCTACCCGCCCTGATCCTGCTCACCGGGCTTTTGGTTGCCACTCCGGGACTGGCCGGGTCTGAAAAGACCCGGTCCTTTTTGGTCGAAGACCTGATTGGATTGACCTTGCCGCGGGAGCCTCAGGCATTTGCTCCCTACGCCCTGAAGCGATCGACAGATGACCGGTATATGGCCGTCATCACGCAACGGGCGGATCTCGGCAAAGACCGTCTCATCTACGAGCTTCTGGTGTTTGACGCCCGAACCTGTCTGACGACCTGTAGGCCGCACAAAGTGTGGCGTGCCGTCGCGCCGGCGAATGTCACGGGGATTCTCGGACTTCAGTGGCTCTCAGGGCGCCAGTTGCAGTTTGTCGCCAACGACCAACGCTCAGGATATGGTGTCTATCGGGTCACCCTTCCCATTGGGCATGTCGAAAAAGTCGTAAGTGAAAAGCACCCTATATTGAATGCGGTTTCAGCCTTTGACACGACGCACATCGCATGGATCTCTGAGGCCCCCCAAAGGCCCTTGTTTGAAGATGAGCGGGCCAGACGAACAGGCTTATCGGTAGAGACAGAAACCGCGGACCAGCTTCTGGCCAACCGAGGCTCCGGGGCGGCGGCCAATACGGGGCGAGTCGGGGACCGATATCTGAACATCGAGACGGTCGCAACGCGGGCGCGTACGGTTGTGATCCTCGAGGGGGATTATCTCACACCAAGTTTAAGCCTCTCCAGAAACGGCCAGATCGTGGCTCTTGTGAAACGCGAACCCGCCGAGGATACGACGCCAAATCCCAGGCGATCGGCCGTACTGCGGCTTTACTGGTCAGATGATCAAAAACGCCTCATCCGGGCACCCTTATCCAGCGTTGCCTCCGATACGCCAGTGTGGTCGGAATCTGATGATGCCCTGTTTGTGACGGGGCTCAGCCGCGATCGCAAAAAAGGGGCAGTACGATTAAGTCGTGCTCAAGGCACCGCCGAGCCCATTCAGGGAGTAAGTGGGCGTATTGTCCGTGCACGGAATGCCCACGCCCTCATCGTTGAAGACGCAGACGCACGGCGGCAAACCTATCTCGAAACGGACGGGGCCTGGGGTACTGCCGAAACCCCGCAAGCGGATCAGCCGTCCTTCAGAATTGTTGAGGGCGTGAATGACCCGCCGCGGCTTTTCAGGTTCGATAATGAGACTGGCACCTCTCAACCGATCTACGATTTCAACCCGGGCTTCGATTTCGGCAGGCTCGTCAAGGTCGAGGTTCGCCAGATCGTGGTGGGTGAGCGTAGCTACCATTACGGCCTTTATCTCCCCAAAGGTGCGCGCCCTTGCCACGGATTTCCTCTGATGATGCAGACTCACGGTTTTGATCCGAAGACGTTTCAGCCTGAAGGCCTCGCCACATCGGGCTATAGCGCTCAGGCCGTGGCACAAGGCGGTATCGCGGTCGTGCAAGTGCCTGATCCCGTGCCTGGCGCCCTTGACCAGGAGGGCGCAAATGCGGTGGCTCTCTATGAAGCGATTATCGAACAACTCCGTCAGGAGGGTCTCGTTGATAAGGAACGGCTCGCCATACTCGGATGGAGCCGCACAGGATTTTCTGTGCGCTATGCTCTGGCAGAGAGTGTGCTCAGGTTTAAAGCCGTCGTACTCTCTGATGCGTTGGCCGGTGGTTACATGTCCTGGCTCGCCTCGCAAAATCTTGGCGCTGACTACCAGAACCTTGCCCTTGAGCTTAACGCTCAAACCCCGGGAGGCACATCCGGGTCTGAAACTTTTATTGTATCTAAAGCCGCGAAGGTCAAAACACCGGTGCTCCTCTTTGCGTTTGGAAGTTCCTCCCTTCTGGAAACGTGGGAGGATTACGCGCTTCGCAAGCAATACGGCAGCGCCGTCGTGCTTAAGTACTTTCCTGACGCACTCCATGCGCCCCGTTTGCCAGCTGAGCGATTGGCGGTGATGAATGCGGTCGTCCCGTTCGTGACCGATACGCTTCAATCCCAAACAAAGGGCTTATGTCCCTAA
- a CDS encoding TonB-dependent receptor, with amino-acid sequence MHSLTCRSPARTTCFLLGFTALVSFAWIGAANAQSAPVRTYSIPAQSTQQALKALAEQSGRQILFPFDAAKDARSPALVGDYTLSDALLKLTEGTKLDVAEITDTAIYLKARQSKEGQAKAVEAAPQDVVVIGSRIRGARPSAPVIRQTEEEIQMGGFSNVGDALMSLPQAHGGGQNPGVGVSQGSYLNANTNSGSKANLRGIGADATLTLLNGHRLADDSATAGADLSTIPLAAIDRFEVIADGASALYGSDAVGGVVNVVLKRRFSGLRLDARVGGATQGGLGQQQLSLVTGLDGERGGVMIGIDATEIDPIVASQRAYTYAMDGVNTLYPQISKRNVIIAGQYALTPDLDLRFDGLVSRRNSTSIASPVKGEGYQRNGNIAMPETTAHSLFAALDYRLGHGWQVTGQVQSGKDDSQLYGLLYSNGVGAVSALCYCNAMRASEVFAEGPLFRLPGGPVRLAIGAGTRENRMAYTRTLSGNSVGRFDVTRTNDYQFAELSLPLVSKDNSVSFVDRLILTLATRHEAFSDLEDVSVPKVGLVYAPNDTLTFKGSWGKSFKAPDFLQRYNVQQTILRNVSGYGTTFPTGATYLSMSGGNTTLKPERATTKTFTLEYTPKAVDGLTVSLSYFDIDYTDRISVLLTSYTGVLTNPVYTTLVTFNPSQAQINAAIAGAAVGLQVSGSPSRDLTRVIALVDNRWQNASALRLNGYDLAVDHRFTSAAGSEYVLSVSASHLKSRQQLSPTQAYYALSGTVFDPAQLRVRAGLGWRHGGASVQTYVNYMQGLTDDRRQPWVDVPAYTTVDVSGRLQLGEQTHLSLSVQNLFNQEPPLIFTSYGTETPFDTTNHSAIGRYVSLTLSRSF; translated from the coding sequence ATGCACTCACTGACCTGCCGGTCGCCGGCGCGTACCACCTGTTTTCTGCTGGGATTTACAGCACTCGTTAGCTTTGCCTGGATTGGGGCCGCGAACGCGCAATCGGCACCCGTGCGAACCTATTCGATCCCGGCGCAATCTACACAACAGGCCCTGAAGGCACTCGCCGAGCAGAGCGGGCGTCAGATCCTGTTTCCGTTTGACGCCGCTAAAGATGCCCGTTCACCGGCACTCGTTGGCGACTACACACTCTCCGATGCCCTATTGAAGCTGACAGAAGGCACGAAGCTAGACGTCGCCGAAATCACCGATACCGCCATTTATCTGAAGGCCCGCCAGTCGAAGGAGGGGCAGGCGAAAGCCGTGGAGGCCGCACCGCAGGATGTCGTGGTGATCGGTTCTCGCATACGCGGGGCGAGGCCCTCGGCCCCCGTGATCCGGCAAACCGAAGAAGAGATACAAATGGGGGGCTTCTCCAATGTGGGCGATGCCCTCATGAGCCTGCCCCAGGCGCACGGCGGCGGGCAAAATCCCGGGGTTGGTGTAAGCCAGGGCAGTTATCTCAACGCCAACACCAATTCCGGGTCGAAGGCAAACCTGCGCGGTATTGGAGCGGATGCGACCCTGACGCTTCTCAATGGACACAGGCTTGCCGATGATTCCGCCACCGCCGGCGCCGATCTCTCTACCATTCCCCTGGCGGCCATCGATCGCTTCGAGGTGATCGCCGATGGGGCGTCAGCCCTTTACGGATCCGACGCCGTGGGCGGGGTGGTCAATGTCGTTCTGAAACGCCGCTTTTCCGGGTTGCGGCTCGACGCGCGTGTCGGTGGTGCGACGCAAGGCGGACTGGGCCAGCAACAGCTTAGCCTGGTGACAGGGCTCGACGGTGAACGCGGCGGTGTGATGATTGGTATTGATGCGACCGAAATCGATCCCATCGTCGCCAGTCAGAGAGCTTACACATATGCGATGGATGGGGTGAACACGCTCTACCCTCAGATCTCCAAGCGCAATGTCATCATCGCGGGTCAGTACGCGCTTACGCCCGACCTTGACCTTCGCTTTGATGGTCTCGTCAGCCGTCGTAACTCAACAAGTATTGCCTCCCCCGTGAAGGGCGAAGGCTATCAGCGCAATGGCAACATCGCGATGCCAGAGACAACAGCCCATTCGCTCTTTGCGGCCCTGGACTATCGCCTTGGCCATGGCTGGCAAGTCACCGGCCAGGTTCAGTCCGGAAAAGACGATTCTCAACTCTATGGCCTGCTCTATTCGAATGGCGTCGGGGCCGTCAGTGCGCTTTGTTATTGTAACGCGATGCGCGCCTCAGAGGTTTTCGCGGAGGGACCGCTGTTTCGTCTCCCGGGTGGGCCGGTGAGGCTCGCCATCGGCGCGGGCACACGCGAAAACCGCATGGCCTATACCCGCACACTCTCTGGCAACAGCGTCGGCCGGTTCGACGTGACCCGCACCAACGACTACCAGTTTGCCGAACTGAGCCTGCCACTTGTCTCGAAAGACAATTCTGTCTCGTTCGTCGATCGGCTGATCCTGACGCTTGCCACGCGCCATGAGGCGTTTTCGGATCTTGAGGATGTCAGCGTGCCAAAGGTGGGTTTAGTCTATGCGCCGAATGACACGCTCACCTTCAAGGGCTCGTGGGGCAAATCGTTTAAGGCCCCCGATTTTCTGCAGCGCTATAATGTTCAGCAGACCATCCTTCGGAATGTCAGTGGCTATGGTACGACCTTCCCGACCGGGGCGACCTATCTCTCGATGAGTGGCGGTAACACCACCCTCAAACCCGAAAGGGCTACGACAAAGACGTTTACGCTGGAATATACCCCGAAGGCGGTGGACGGCCTGACGGTCTCACTGAGCTACTTTGATATCGACTACACGGATCGCATCTCCGTTCTTCTGACCTCCTACACAGGGGTTCTGACTAACCCGGTCTACACCACCCTCGTCACCTTCAATCCCTCGCAGGCGCAGATTAACGCGGCAATCGCGGGCGCGGCCGTCGGTTTGCAGGTGTCTGGGAGTCCGAGCCGTGATCTGACCCGGGTCATCGCCCTTGTCGATAACCGGTGGCAAAACGCGAGTGCGCTTCGCCTGAACGGGTATGACCTGGCGGTAGATCACAGGTTTACCAGTGCGGCGGGAAGCGAGTACGTCCTTAGCGTTTCCGCCAGCCACCTCAAAAGCAGACAGCAGCTCAGCCCAACCCAGGCCTACTACGCCCTGTCGGGAACCGTCTTTGATCCGGCGCAACTACGGGTCCGCGCGGGGCTCGGGTGGCGACACGGCGGGGCCTCCGTCCAGACCTATGTCAATTACATGCAGGGGCTAACCGATGACCGGCGTCAGCCTTGGGTAGACGTGCCCGCTTACACGACGGTGGATGTCTCAGGGCGGTTACAGCTCGGTGAACAGACCCATCTGTCTTTATCCGTGCAAAACCTGTTTAACCAGGAACCCCCGCTGATATTCACCTCGTATGGCACTGAAACTCCTTTTGATACGACCAACCATTCCGCCATCGGCCGTTATGTCAGTTTAACCCTCAGCCGGAGTTTCTAA